A genomic window from Lotus japonicus ecotype B-129 chromosome 1, LjGifu_v1.2 includes:
- the LOC130729713 gene encoding uncharacterized protein LOC130729713 encodes MQDWGPVFVSVVLFILLTPGLLVQIPGRSRVVEFGNFQTSGLSILVHAVLYFAFVCIFLLAVRIHMYTG; translated from the coding sequence atgcAGGATTGGGGGCCAGTTTTTGTGTCAGTGGTGCTCTTCATTCTCCTCACTCCTGGGTTGCTGGTTCAGATACCTGGCAGAAGCAGGGTCGTAGAATTTGGCAACTTCCAAACTAGTGGATTATCCATCCTGGTCCATGCTGTTCTCTACTTTGCTTTTGTGTGCATTTTCTTGCTAGCTGTTAGGATCCACATGTACACGGGATAA
- the LOC130729714 gene encoding uncharacterized protein LOC130729714, whose product MNDWAPPLIAAALFWLLSPGMIFQLPGKNAPFEFMNMKTTVASIFVHTVIYGLFLMLFFIVLSVHVYI is encoded by the coding sequence ATGAACGATTGGGCTCCTCCTCTCATAGCTGCTGCTCTGTTTTGGCTATTGAGTCCAGGAATGATCTTTCAGTTGCCGGGGAAGAATGCGCCATTCGAGTTTATGAACATGAAGACTACTGTTGCATCCATTTTTGTACACACTGTTATTTATGGTCTCTTtctgatgttgttcttcattgtTCTCTCTGTCCATGTTTATATCTAG
- the LOC130732510 gene encoding uncharacterized protein LOC130732510 — protein MGADWGPIIVAVALFILLSPGLLFQIPARIRFAEFGNMTTSGISILVHAIIYVCIMTILIIAIGIHVHFT, from the coding sequence ATGGGAGCTGATTGGGGACCCATAATTGTTGCAGTGGCTTTGTTCATCCTCTTATCTCCTGGGTTGTTGTTCCAAATTCCAGCAAGGATTAGGTTTGCAGAGTTTGGCAACATGACCACTAGTGGGATTTCAATTTTGGTTCATGCTATTATATACGTTTGTATAATGACCATCTTGATTATTGCAATAGGCATTCACGTACATTTTACTTAG